GAGCGATGTGTGAATCTGCTCGCGCGTATCCATGAAACGATCGATGTTGTCAGCGGAATGAGCGGCAACCCGCGAGGTCTGCTGCGGATCAGTGTCGGAATTGGCTTCGGGTACAACGTACTGTCCGACCTGCTGCCGGAGTTCCTGGAGCGATACCCCGATGTCAACGTGGCACTGGAGTTGACCAGTCGAACCGTCGATCTGATCGCCGAGAGCGTCGACGTCACGGTGCGCATAGGACCGATGACCGACTCGCGGCTCATCGCAGTCGGGCTCGGGACGATACGACGCTACCTTTGCGCCGCCCCGGCATATCTCGCACGGCACGGCTCGCCCCAAGCGCTGGACGAGATTCGAACGCATCACGCCATCGAGATGCCGGGTGTCGACGGGAGGCCGCGGGCCTGGATTTTCAAAGGACCCGGCAGCGAGGAGAAGCGGTTCGAACTCAAGCCGCGTCTGAGCATCAACGATCCTCTGTTGATTCACCGACAAGTGGTTTCTGGCGTCGGCCTAGGGTGCCTGTCGGGCTACCTGTGTGCGCCCGATATCAAGGCCGGGCGACTTGTTCACCTATTTCCAGAATGGACTCTGCCTCCGGTGGAGGTCAGCGCAGTCTTCCCGAGCAGCAGAGAGTTGTCGCCGACCGTGAGGGCTTTTGTGGAGTTCCTGAAAAGCGCTTCGGCGCCAGGCAAGTCTTGGCAGGACGATTCGATGGCTGCTCCGTAGGCCCAGCGGCAAAGCTCCCTCGAGGAGCATTGCCTTGACGAGGATTCATCACTCGATCCGTTCCGAGGACCATGGGGCCACGGTTGGCATACGCAAGCAGGTGGCCCCCATGAAGGGATTGCGGCATCCGGTTGGCAAGGGTGCCTTCGGCGACGTAGCCTGGCGATCGTCATGGGTTCAGATCATGCAAGGCTTGGGTCGGTTTTGCAGATCTCGGGATCGAGGAACATCGGGGCAAAGTCGAAGATGGGCGTGAGCTGCAGTGCTCCATCCGGCAGCCGTTGTACCGCGGTGTTGCGGGCGTGATTGTCGGTGTTGCGCATCAGCCTGGGCCTGCCGGCACTCGAACGCGGTGTTCAACGGCCGGCGTATGGCAGTGACGAGTGATGCACGACGATGCGCAGCTTGCCGGCACCGTCTTTCACGAAAGTCCAGGTCTTGTCGACTGTGATGACCTTGCCGTCCGGGTCGGTGAACAGCACGTTACCCAGTGTGCTGGCCACGTCGCCGTGGATCAGTACAGCACTGTTGGCAATCTCGCATTTGGTCCAGCCCTTCAGGGCGAAGCCAGTGTCGTTGGGAAAGGCAGGGTTGCCGCCCACGAAGTACGCCAGCGCACCGTCGCGAGCGGTGCGGAAGGTCTGCGGCGATGTCGTGAGCGTCGGCTTGAACAGCACCGCGCCCAGCTGGTAGGCGTAGGCGCTGTCGATGACCTTCTCGGCCAGCGCCTTGGCCGCCGGTTGCCCGCCGCTGGAATTCGCAGCGCTGATGTCAACTAGCGCCTTGCACCAGACCTGCTGGGCCTCCAGGACTTCCGCCTCCGTGATGCTCCGGTCGACGACCTTCTCCTTGGCGGCGGCCGGCAAAATTGCCCCTGCGATCAGGAGGCTGGCGATGGCGCTGGAAGTGAACTTTTTCATTTTGGTCTCCAGTTGAAGTAGTTGGATACCGGAGCGGCCGGGTGGGTCGAGCCGAGACCCGAAATGCATCAGTACGACATGCACAAGGCATGATGCGCCCGCTAAGTTGCTCTGGGAAAAAGATGCAAATGAAATGAATGGTTGTCACTCGACCCACTGGTGACGACCGTGCAGCCACGGCAGGCGCATTCGGCTCTCTGGTATTGGCATTCGCAATGGCACCGTCTTTTTCGTTCCTGAGCCGGCATTCAGCTGGACACACGACCCGTTGGCTTTTCAAAATGGACCTCTTCAAATGCATCGCCGGCTTCGCTTCGCAAGCCCTGTTCACTGGCGTGTGCGCGCTCGCTGGTGGATGCGCCATTGCAATACCTTCAGCGCCCTCGACGCCTGCCGCGCCGGTGGTTTTTCCGGGCGCATCCTGGGCGACGGCACCCGAGGCTGAACCGGGCAGCGCCTGCCGCCGCGACCTGGACGCCACTCGCAGCTACCTGCGCACGCTGGACACGACCGCTCTCATGGCGGTGCAGGACGGCCGCGTGCTGTTCAGCGAGGGGCCGGTCCAGAGCGTCAGCATCGTGTTCTCGGTGCGCAAAAGCGTGCTCTCGATGATGTACGGCAAGTACGTGGCCGATGGCACCATCGACCTCGACCGCACGCTGGCCGACCTGGGCATCGACGACGTGGGCGGCTTGCTGCCCGTCGAGCGGCAGGCCAGGCTGCGCGACCTGCTCGCCGCGCGTTCTGGCGTCTATCACGCGGCCGCGAACGGCGGAGACGACGCGGCGGCCGCGCCCCCACGAGGGTCGCACGTGCCCGGCAGCTATTTCCTCTACAACAACTGGGACTTCAACGCCGCGGGGACCGCCTTCGAACGCCTGACCGGCAGGAGCATCTACCAGGCTTTTGCGGACAATCTGGCCGCACCTCTGCAGCTCGAGGATTTCGACCTGTCACGCCACGCACGCAGCGGCGACGCGCGGCGCTCCCAGCACCTGGCCTACCCCTTCTACCTGTCCACGCGCGACATGGCGCGGCTGGGCTACCTGATGCTGCGCCAGGGCAACTGGCAAGGCCAGCAGCTCGTGCCGGCCGACTGGGTCGACCAAATGACGCGGCAGACCACGCCCGCTGCACAGATGCATCCGCCGCACACTGCGCGGCGCGGTTTCGGATACGGCTACCTGTGGTGGCTGCTCGAAGAGCCGCAGGACTCGCCGCTGAGCGGCGCGTACATGGCCTGGGGCGTGCATGGCCAGTACATCCTCGTGGTGCCGAAGCGGCAGATGGTGATCGCGCACAAGCGCCAAGTGCCGGTCGCGGGCGACTGGAACGTCAGCTGGGTCGGCCCGGTGGCGTTCCTGCGCGCAGCGCGCATGCTGGCCGCTGCACCCTGTCGCGCGGGGGAGCGGTGACCGTGCTTCATTTTTTGGGGCCGCGTGAATTCACTCACCGCCCCTGGCACTCCTTGTCCAACATCAACTCGTCTCTTCCATATCCGTGAGTCGCCTTTCTGGTCTGGATGTTGATTTCCATCTCGAAGCGCCCCGGTTTTCCGTGGAGCGTTGATTTCGCCGAACTTCGCAGCATTCGCAAATCTACCGGCCTCCGTTCGCAGGAGTTCGCCCTTTCAGTCCTTCTGCAGTCGTTGCTTTCTGCGTAGATTGCGAACCATGACGACACCCGTTGGAACAACCGAACTCCGCGAACTGGTGCTGCCGGTGCATGCCAATCACCGCGGCACGCTCTTCGCCGGCCAGGGACTGCAGCTCATGACCAAGGCGGCCTTCCTGGCGGCGCGCGGCCTGGCGCAGCGCGAAGTGGTGATGGCCGAGGTGACCAGCGTCAGCTTTCTGTCGCCCGTGCCGGTGGGCTATCAGCTTGTCCTGCGCGGGTGGGTCAGCCGCATCGGCCGATGTTCGATGACCGTGTGCGTGACCGGCCTGGCCGACGTGCCGGGCGTTCCGGCGGAAGAAGTCCTCAAGGGTGTGTTCGAGATGGTGGCGGTCGATGCCGCCGGCCGCCCCGCCGCCATTGATCGCTCTTATCTGGACAAGGAAACTGCATGACCACCATGACCTCCACGCTCGAAACCGCCGCACCGGCCGGCTTCAAGGCCAAGAAGTCCGTCGCCCTGTCGGGCGTGACCGCGGGCAACACGGCGCTGTGCACCGTGGGCCGCACCGGCAACGACCTGCACTACCGCGGCTACGACATCCTGGACATCGCCGAGGTCTGCGAATTCGAAGAAATCGCCCACCTGCTGGTGCACGGCAAGCTGCCCACGCGCGCCGAGCTCAAGGCCTACAAGGCACGGCTGAAGGCCATGCGCGGCCTGCCGGCCAACGTGAAGAACGCGCTGGAGAGCCTGCCCGCCGGCGCCCACCCGATGGACGTGATGCGCACCGGCGTCTCGGCGCTGGGCTGCATCCTGCCCGAGAAGGACGACCACAACCTGCCCGGCGCACGCGACATCGCAGACCGCCTGATGGCCTCGCTCGGCTCGATGCTGCTGTACTGGTATCACTGGAGCAGCCAGGGCAAGCGCATCGATGTGGAGACCGACGACGACTCCATCGGCGGCCACTTCCTGCATCTGCTGCATGGCGAGAAGCCTTCCAAGGCCTGGGTGCGCGCGATGCACACCTCGCTGAACCTGTACGCCGAACACGAGTTCAACGCCTCGACCTTCACCGCGCGCGTGATCGCCGGCACCGGCAGCGACATGTATTCGTCCATCGCGGGCGCAATCGGCGCGCTGCGTGGCCCCAAGCACGGCGGCGCCAACGAGGTGGCCTTCGAGATCCAGAAGCGCTACGACTCGCCCGACGAAGCCGAGGCCGACATCCGCCGCCGCGTGGAGGCCAAGGAGGTGGTGATCGGTTTCGGCCACCCTGTCTACACGGTGAGCGATCCGCGCAACGTGGTGATCAAGGGCGTGGCCAGGCGGCTGTCCGACGAAGCCGCTTCGACCAAGATGTTCGACATCGCGCAGCGGCTGGAGTCGGTGATGTGGGAGGCCAAGAAGATGTTCCCCAATCTCGACTGGTTCAGCGCCGTGAGCTATCACATGATGGGCGTGCCCACCGCGATGTTCACGCCCCTGTTCGTGATCGCGCGCACCAGCGGCTGGGCCGCGCACGTGATCGAGCAGCGCGTAGACAACAAGATCATTCGCCCGAGCGCCAACTACACCGGTCCCGAAGACGTGAAGTTCGTGCCGATCGAGGCGCGGGTCTGAGCCGCACAGGAGTCTCCGAGCGTTTATCGCGGGTTTGCCATGCGGGAGCAAACTAGCGCCTGCCACTGCGATGGCACACCGTCGCGGGCGGCATGCACAACAACACTGGAGATAACAGCATGACCCTGAATCGCCGCGCCTTTTCATCAGCAGCCCTCGCCGGGCTGGCGCTGCCCGTTGCCCGCACCGGCTGGGCCCAGGATGCCTTTCCGGCGAAGCCGCTCAAGATCGTCTGCCCCTTTGCGCCCGGCGGGGGCTCCGACTTCATCGCGCGCGTTGCGTCGAACGTGCTCGGCCAGAAGCTGGGCCAGGCCGTGGTGGTGGACAACCGACCGGGCGCCGGCGGCACGCTCGGCACCGAGTACGCATTGCACACGCCCGGCGACGGCTACACGCTGCTGCTGATTGCCGGCAGCTACACCGTCAACCCCTCCTTGTACAAGCTGCGCTTCGACCCGGTCGCCGACATGACGCCGGTGATCCAGTTGTCGAAGGGCGCATACGTGCTGTGCGTCAACCCGGCCAAGGTGCCGGCGAAGAACCTGAAGGAGCTGCTCGACTACGGGCGCCAGAACCCAGGCAAGCTGACCTTCGCCTCGGCGGGCAACGGCAGCCACCTGCACATCGTGACCGAGTACATGTTCGGCATGGCCAAGGTCAAGGCCACGCACGTGCCGTACCGGGGCACGGGGCCGGCTGTCACCGACCTGGTGGCGGGCAACGTGGACATGCTGGTCGCAGGCACCGAGGCCTTGATGCCGCACGTGCAGTCGGGCCGGCTGCGTGCGTTCGCGGTGACCACGGCGCAGCGCCTGCAGGCCTACCCCAACATTCCCTCGATCGCCGAGGCCGGCGGCCTGCCCGACTACGACGTGGTGGCATGGCACGGGCTGATCGCGCCCAAGGGCGTGCCGCCCGCCGCGCTCGCAAAGCTCAACGGCGCGCTCGACGCCGGACTGAAGGCGCCCGAACTCAACGCCAAGCTGGAGCCCACCGGCGTGTCCGCTGCGGGCGGCACCGCGCAACAGTTCGGCGCACTGATTCACGCCGAGATTCCGCGCTACGCCAAGGTCGTGAAAGACAACGACATCCGCTCCGAGTAAGCCGCTTCCCGATTTGCCACGATGAATCCACGACACAGAAAACGACTCCCCGGCACCACGCTGGACTACATCGATGCCCGCGCCGCAGTCGATGCGCTGCGCCCCGGAGCCTGGGACACCCTGCCCTACACCGCGCGCGTGCATGCCGAGAACCTGGTGCGCCGCTGCGACACATCCATCCTGGACGAATGCCTGCTGCAGCTCATCGAGCGCCGGCGCGATCGCGACTTTCCGTGGTTTCCCGTGCGCGTGGTGTGCCACGACATCCTGGGCCAGACCGCGCTGGTGGATCTGGCCGGTTTGCGCGACGCAATCGCAGCCGAGGGCGGCGACCCCGCGCAGGTGAACCCGGTGGTGCCGGTGCAGCTGATCGTGGATCACTCGCTGGCCGTGGAGTGCGGCGGATTCGATCCGAACGCCTTCGAGAAAAACCGGCAGATCGAAGACCGCCGCAACGAAGACCGCTTCCATTTCATCGACTGGACGAAGCGCGCCTTTGCCAACATGGAAGTGATTCCGGCGGGCAACGGCATCATGCATCAGATCAATCTGGAGAAGATGTCGCCGGTGGTCTACGTGCAGGACGGCCTGGCCTTCCCGGACACATGCGTGGGCACCGACAGCCACACGCCGCACGTCGATGCGCTGGGCGTGATCGCGGTGGGCGTCGGCGGCCTGGAAGCCGAGAACGTGATGCTGGGCCGTGCCTCGTGGATGCGCCTGCCCGACATCGTCGGCGTGGAGCTGACAGGCCGGCGCCAGCCGGGCATCACCGCCACCGACATCGTGCTGGCGCTCACCGAGTTCCTGCGCAAGGAAAAGGTGGTCGGCGCGTACCTGGAGTTCTTCGGCGAAGGCACGCACGGCCTGACCATTGGCGACCGCGCCACCATCTCCAACATGTGCCCCGAGTACGGCGCCACGGCCGCGCTCTTCTACATCGACGACCAGACGCTCACCTACCTGCGGCTCACCGGCCGCGAGGACGCACAGGTCGCGCTGGTCGAAACGTATGCGAAGACGGCCGGCTTCTGGGGCGATGCGCTGAAGACCGCCAGCTACGAACGCGTGCTGAAGTTCGACCTGTCGAGCGTGGTGCGCAACATGGCCGGCCCCTCCAACCCGCACCGCCGGCTGCCGACCTCGCAGCTGGCCGAGCGCAACATCGCCGTCGGCCTTGCCGAGGCCAGGCAGCAGGAGGCGGTGGGCCTGATGCCCGACGGCGCCGTGATCATCGCGGCCATAACGTCCTGCACCAACACCTCGAACCCGCGCAACGTGATCGCGGCCGCGCTGCTGGCGCGCAATGCCAACCGCCTGGGCCTCAAGCGCAAGCCGTGGGTCAAGTCATCGCTGGCTCCGGGCTCCAAGGCCGTGGAGCTCTACCTGCGCGACGCTGGCCTGCTGCATGAGTTGGAGCAGCTCGGCTTCGGCATCGTCGCTTTCGCCTGCACCACCTGCAACGGCATGTCGGGCGCGCTGGACCCGAAGATCCAGCAGGAGATCATCGAGCGTGACCTGTACGCCACCGCGGTGCTCTCGGGCAACCGCAACTTCGACGGCCGCATCCATCCGTATGCGAAGCAGGCCTTTCTCGCGTCGCCGCCGCTGGTCGTGGCCTACGCGATCGCGGGCACCATGCGCTTCGACATCGAGCGCGACATCCTGGATATCGTCGATGGCAAGGAGATCCGGCTCAACGACCTCTGGCCGAGCGACGAGGAAATCGACTCGATCGTCGCGGCCTCCGTCAGGCCCGAGATGTTCCGCAAGGTCTACGAGCCCATGTTCGCGATCCACGCGGACAGCGGCGAAAAGGTGAGCCCGCAGTACGACTGGCGACCGCAGTCCACCTACATCCGCCGGCCGCCCTACTGGGACAGCGAGGGCGTGGGCGCGCTCGCGGCCAATCCGCGCACGCTGCGCGGCATGCGGCCGCTGGCGCTGCTGCCGGACAACATCACGACCGACCACCTGTCGCCGTCCAACGCGATCCTGCTGGACAGCGCCGCTGGCGAGTACCTGGCGAAGATGGGTCTTCCGGAAGAAGACTTCAACTCCTACGCCACGCACCGCGGCGACCACCTGACGGCCATGCGCGCCACCTTCGCCAACCCGCAACTCGTCAACGAGATGGCGGTGGTCGACGGCGTGCAGAAGAAGGGATCGCTCGCGCGCATCGAGCCTGAAGGCAAGGTCGTGCGCATGTGGGAGGCGATCGAGACCTACCTGAACCGCAGGCAGCCGCTGATCATCGTGGCCGGTGCCGACTACGGCCAGGGCTCGTCGCGCGACTGGGCCGCCAAGGGCGTGCGCCTGGCCGGCGTGGAAACCGTCGTGGCCGAGGGCTTCGAGCGCATCCACCGCACCAACCTGCTCGGCATGGGCGTGCTGCCGCTGGAATTCAAGCCCGGCACCACGCGGCTCACGCTGGGCCTGGACGGCACCGAAACCTACGACGTGATCGGCAAGCCCGCACCGCGCGCCGACCTCACGCTGGTCGTCCACCACAGGAGCGGCGACACGCTGCAGGTTCCGGTGACCTGCCGGCTGGACACCGCCGAGGAAGTGTCGATCTACGAAGCAGGCGGCGTGCTGCAGCGCTTTGCACAAGACTTCCTGGCCGAGAACAAGTCGGCAGCCTGAAGACAACCACCACTCCATTTGCCATGGCATCCGTTCCCCAGATCAAGATTCCCGCCGTCTACATGCGCGGCGGCACCAGCAAGGGCGTGTTCTTTCGCCTGCAGGACCTGCCCGCGGCGGCGCGCCAGCCCGGGCCGGCGCGCGATGCGCTGCTGCTGCGAGTGATCGGTAGCCCCGACCCCTACGCCAAGCAGATCGACGGCATGGGCGCGGCCACCTCCTCCACCTCGAAGACCGTGATCCTGTCGCGCTCCACGCGGCCGGACCACGACGTCGACTATCTGTTCGGCCAGGTCTCCATCGACAGCGCCTTCGTCGACTGGTCGGGCAACTGCGGCAACCTGTCGGCGGCGGTCGGTCCGTTCGCGATTGCGCAGGGCCTGATCGACCGGGCGCGCGTGCCGCAGAACGGCATGTGCACCGTGCGCATCTGGCAGGCCAACATCGGCAAGACCATCGTCGCCCACGTGCCGATCGCCCGAGGCGAGGTTCAGGAAACCGGCGACTTCGAACTCGACGGCGTGACCTTCCCCGCGGCCGAGGTGCCGCTGGAATTCATCGACCCGGCCGACGAGGGCGACGGCGAAGGCGGCGGCGCGATGTTCCCGACCGGCAAGGTGGTCGAGGAGCTCGAAGTGCCCGGCGTGGGCACTTTGCGCGCCACGCTGATCAACGCGGGCATTCCGACCATCTTCGTCAACGCAGGCGACATCGGCTACACCGGCACCGAGTTGCAGGACGCCATCAACGGTGACGCGAAGGCACTGGCAATGTTCGAGGCGATCCGCGCGCATGGCGCGGTGAAGATGGGCCTCATCAAGGACATCGGTGAAGCGGCCAAACGCCAGCACACGCCCAAGGTGGCCTTCGTCGCAACGCCCAGGGACTACACGGCCTCCAGCGGCAAGGCAGTGAAGGCGGCGGACGTGGACCTGCTCGTGCGTGCGCTGTCGATGGGCAAGCTGCACCACGCCATGATGGGCACGGCCGCGGTCGCCATCGGCACCGCAGCGGCGATCCCCGGCACGCTGGTGAACCTTGCGGCCGGCGGTGGCGAGCGCCAGGCAGTGCGCTTCGGCCACCCATCGGGCACGCTGCGCGTCGGCGCCGAGGCCCGCAAGGTCGATGGCGAATGGGTGGTGACCAAGGCCCTGATGAGCCGGAGCGCCCGCGTGTTGATGGAAGGCTGGGTGCGCGTGCCTGGCGACAGTTTCTGATCGACAAGCCGGAATGCGACGCGCTGGAAAGGCGCTACACCTGACGCGCCAGCTCGACAAAGGCCTTCAGGTAATCGACGTCGGTGTCCGCTTCCCGCGCGCCAAGAAAGATCTGCTTGGCGATGCCGCGCGAGCCCAGCCGGACCGGCACGATTTCCATCTTCTCCGCGTACTCCTCCACCAGCCAGCGAGGCAGCGCGGCCACGCCACGGCCGCTCGCCACCATCTGCAACATGATGTCCGTTGTCTCGATGGCCTTGTGGCGCTTGGGCGTCACGCCCGCGGGCATCAGGAACATGTTGTAGATGTCCAGCCGGTCCGTCGCCACCGGGTAGGTGACGAGAACCTCCTCGGTCAGTTGCGCGGGTTTCACGTAGGGCACGTTCGCCAGGCGGTGGCCGCGCGCGACCGCGAGCACCTGCTCGTAGTCGAACACGGGCTCGTAGTGCAGGCCCGGCTTGTAGAGCGGATCGGGAGTCACCAGCAGGTCGATCTCGTAGCCGAAGAGCGCGCCGATGCCGCCGAACTGGAATTTCTGCTTCACATCCACATCCACGTCGGGCCATGACGCCAGGTACGGCGACACCACCTTCAGCAACCACTGGTAGCAGGGATGGCATTCCATGCCGATGCGCAGCGACCCGCGCTCGCCCTGGGCGAACTGGCGCAGTCGCTCTTCTGCCAGCGTGAGCTGCGGCAGCACGCGGTTGGCAACCGCCAGCAGGTACTGGCCCGCCTGAGTCAGCCGCAGGCTGCGTCCTTCGCGCTGCCAGATCTCCGTTCCGAGCTGGATCTCGAGCTTGCGGATGGAATGGCTCAAGGCCGATTGCGTCAGGTGAAGCACTTCGGCGGCGGCCGTGAGCGAGCCTTGCTTGTCTACCTCCTGGACGATGGCGAGATGCGTGCGCTCCAACATAACTAATGAGCAGTATTCATGGATACGTGAAATAAGACCATTTTACTTCAAGAGTCGGCAAACCTACGATCCCCACTTTCTCTGACTGCCGGACGTTCCGATACCCATGACCACCACCCACAACCTTGGCTTTCCCCGCATCGGCGCCAGGCGCGAATTGAAGTTCGCGCTCGAGTCGTACTGGAAGGGAGAGTCCTCGCGCGACGCGCTCAAGGCGCTCGGCGCCGAGCTGCGCCAACGCCACTGGCAAGACCAGGCCGGAATCGATCTGGTCCCGGTGGGCGACTTCGCGTTCTACGACCAGGTGCTGGACATGAGCTTCACGCTGGGCAACCTGCCCGAGCGCGTGCGCGGCTTCCACGGCGATGCCCTGGACAACTACTTCCGCGTGGCGCGCGGCCGCTCGGCGCAGTCCGCCGAAGACCACGCGGGCTGCTGCGGCGGCGTGGCCGCCGGCGAAATGACGAAGTGGTTCGACACCAACTACCACTACATCGTCCCCGAGTTCACGTCGGCAACCGAGTTCAGGCTCGACGCATCGCGCATCCTGGAGCAGCTCGCCGAAGCCAAGGCGCAGGGCGTGAAGGCCAAGCCCGTGCTGGTCGGCCCCGTGACGTACCTGTCCATCGGCAAGGCCAAGGACGACTCCGACAAGCTCGCGCTGCTGCCGCACCTGCTGCCGGTGTACGCGGAACTGCTCGACGCGCTGGCGGCCCAGGGCGTCGAGTGGGTGCAGATCGACGAGCCCCTGCTCGTCACCGAGCTGGACGCCGACTGGCAACATGCCTTCAACACGGCCTACCACCATCTCAAGGCCGCCAAGGTCAAGATCCTGCTCGCGACCTATTTCGGCCAGCTGCAGGAGAACAAGTACCTGGCCGCCAACCTTCCGGTGGCGGGCCTGCACGTCGACGCCATCAACGGCCGCGACGACGTGGTGCCTCTGCTGAGCATGCTGCCCGCGCACAAGGTGTTGTCGCTCGGGGTCATCAATGGCCGCAACATCTGGAAGAGCGACCTGGCCGCCATCCTCGACTGGCTCGAGCCGCTGGCGCAACGCCTGGGCGACCGCCTCTGGATCGCACCGTCGTGCTCGCTGCTGCACGTGCCGGTGGATCTGGCCAGCGAGCAGAAGCTCGACGCCGAGGTCAAGTGGTGGCTCGCCTACGCGCTTCAGAAGCTCGAGGAGCTGAGAGTGCTGGCCGCCGCCCTGCGCAACGGCCGTGATGCCGTGAAGGATGAGCTGGCAGCCAATCAGGCCGCCATTTCCGCCCGCCGCAACTCGCCGCGCGTGAACAACCCCGGCGTCAAGGCCGCCATCGCCAGGCTGAACGCGGCCTTGGGCCAGCGCAAGAGCGTCTACGCCCAGCGCGCGCCCAAGCAAGCCGCTCTGCTGAAGCTGCCGGCCTACCCGACCACCACCATCGGCTCATTCCCGCAGACTGCGGACATCCGCCATGCGCGCAGTGAGTTCAAGGCGGGTCGCCTCGATGCAGCAGGCTACAAGGCCGCGATGCAGGCCGAAATCGGCCGCAGCGTGAAGGAACAGGAAGTCCTGGGCCTGGACGTGCTGGTGCACGGCGAAGCCGAGCGCAACGACATGGTCGAGTACTTCGGCGAGCAGCTCGACGGCTACGCCTTCAGCCAGTTCGGCTGGGTGCAGTCGTACGGTTCGCGCTGCGTGAAGCCGCCGATTCTGTTCGGCGACATCAGCCGTCCGAAGGCGATGACCGTGGAGTGGATCAAGTACGCGCAGTCGCTCACGCAAAAGCCGATGAAGGGCATGCTGACCGGTCCGGTCACCATCCTGAACTGGTCTTTCGTGCGTGACGACCAGCCGCGCTCGGTGTCGTGCCACCA
This is a stretch of genomic DNA from Variovorax paradoxus. It encodes these proteins:
- a CDS encoding LysR family transcriptional regulator, producing the protein MLERTHLAIVQEVDKQGSLTAAAEVLHLTQSALSHSIRKLEIQLGTEIWQREGRSLRLTQAGQYLLAVANRVLPQLTLAEERLRQFAQGERGSLRIGMECHPCYQWLLKVVSPYLASWPDVDVDVKQKFQFGGIGALFGYEIDLLVTPDPLYKPGLHYEPVFDYEQVLAVARGHRLANVPYVKPAQLTEEVLVTYPVATDRLDIYNMFLMPAGVTPKRHKAIETTDIMLQMVASGRGVAALPRWLVEEYAEKMEIVPVRLGSRGIAKQIFLGAREADTDVDYLKAFVELARQV
- the metE gene encoding 5-methyltetrahydropteroyltriglutamate--homocysteine S-methyltransferase, whose amino-acid sequence is MTTTHNLGFPRIGARRELKFALESYWKGESSRDALKALGAELRQRHWQDQAGIDLVPVGDFAFYDQVLDMSFTLGNLPERVRGFHGDALDNYFRVARGRSAQSAEDHAGCCGGVAAGEMTKWFDTNYHYIVPEFTSATEFRLDASRILEQLAEAKAQGVKAKPVLVGPVTYLSIGKAKDDSDKLALLPHLLPVYAELLDALAAQGVEWVQIDEPLLVTELDADWQHAFNTAYHHLKAAKVKILLATYFGQLQENKYLAANLPVAGLHVDAINGRDDVVPLLSMLPAHKVLSLGVINGRNIWKSDLAAILDWLEPLAQRLGDRLWIAPSCSLLHVPVDLASEQKLDAEVKWWLAYALQKLEELRVLAAALRNGRDAVKDELAANQAAISARRNSPRVNNPGVKAAIARLNAALGQRKSVYAQRAPKQAALLKLPAYPTTTIGSFPQTADIRHARSEFKAGRLDAAGYKAAMQAEIGRSVKEQEVLGLDVLVHGEAERNDMVEYFGEQLDGYAFSQFGWVQSYGSRCVKPPILFGDISRPKAMTVEWIKYAQSLTQKPMKGMLTGPVTILNWSFVRDDQPRSVSCHQLALAIREEVLDLEKAGVRVIQIDEAALREGLPLRKSQWQEYLDWAVESFRITANGVRDETQIHTHMCYSEFNDIIASIADMDADVITIETSRSDMELLDAFDNFKYPNEIGPGVYDIHSPNIPSQEHIVQLMRKAAERVPAERLWVNPDCGLKTRQWAEVVPALTNMVAAAKTLRALA